One segment of Urocitellus parryii isolate mUroPar1 chromosome 5, mUroPar1.hap1, whole genome shotgun sequence DNA contains the following:
- the Tas2r8 gene encoding taste receptor type 2 member 8, translating into MFSIKDIFTIVITAEFIIGMLGNGYIGLVNWIDWIKKRKISSIDYVLASLAISRMCLIAIIVLHGILVTLYLDVYKNQKIHVVVNSLWTFFNYLSMWFTTCLNVFYCLKIANFSHPFFLWLKWKTDRMVHWVLLGCFTISFSVGIIVSPTVTYGYKLHYLIKDTRNITEMSKIQHFEPITLFHLFSMIPFIFSLISFFLLIISLRRHINRMKMNSKSCRDPNTQAHVKAMIIITSFFFFFFIYCVFSLLVTFSYLITEQILTIMVGEAVAILYPSGHSVILIFGNNKLRQPSVRMLTCRKITCMM; encoded by the coding sequence ATGTTCAGTATCAAAGATATCTTTACGATTGTGATCACTGCAGAATTCATAATAGGAATGTTAGGCAATGGATATATTGGACTAGTCAACTGGATTGACtggattaaaaagagaaagatctcATCAATTGACTATGTCCTGGCCAGTTTAGCTATCTCAAGAATGtgtttgattgcaattatagtACTACATGGTATTTTGGTAACACTATACCTAGATGtgtataaaaatcagaaaatacacgTAGTTGTTAACAGCCTCTGGACATTCTTTAACTACTTAAGTATGTGGTTTACAACCTGTCTGAATGTCTTCTATTGCCTCAAGATAGCCAATTTCTCCCACCCATTTTTTCTCTGGCTGAAGTGGAAAACTGATAGAATGGTTCACTGGGTCCTGCTGGGATGCTTCACCATCTCCTTTTCGGTTGGCATTATAGTATCACCAACAGTGACTTATGGTTATAAACTTCATTACCTTATAAAAGATACAAGAAACATCACTGAAATGAGTAAAATTCAACACTTTGAGCCAATAACTTTATTTCACCTGTTTTCTATGATACCATTCATTTTTTCACtgatctcattttttcttttaataatatccCTAAGAAGACATATTAACCGAatgaaaatgaattctaaaaGTTGTAGAGACCCCAACACACAGGCTCATGTGAAAGCCATGATAAttataacttcattcttcttcttcttttttatttactgtgtgttttctctcttagTGACCTTTAGCTATCTTATAACAGAACAAATATTAACTATAATGGTTGGAGAGGCTGTAGCAATTCTCTATCCATCAGGACActcagttattttaatttttggaaataatAAACTGAGGCAGCCATCTGTCAGGATGCTGACATGTAGAAAAATAACCTGCATGATGTGa
- the LOC113198217 gene encoding taste receptor type 2 member 7-like, giving the protein MLYTKERILLLIAVGEFSVGILGNAFIALINFMNWVKNRKIASIDLILTSLAISRICLLYVILLDCSILVLYPDVYATGKQMRIIDFFWTLTNHLSVWFATCLSIFYFFKIANFFHPLFLWMKWRIDRVVLKTLLGCLAFSVFISLPVTKNLNDDFRHCVKAKWRRNLTLKCRIKKTTYASTKIYLNLVTLFPFFVSLISFLLLILSLWRHTRQMQLNASGHRDPSSEAHVGAMKAVISFLLLFIIYYLAFLIATSSYFMPETELAVIFGELIALIYPSGHSFILILGNNKLRQAFLRVFWKVKNILKRRKL; this is encoded by the coding sequence ATGCTGTATACGAAGGAGAGAATTTTGTTGCTCATAGCAGTTGGAGAGTTTTCAGTGGGGATCTTGGGGAATGCTTTCATCGCCTTGATAAACTTCATGAACTGGGTCAAGAATAGGAAGATTGCCTCCATTGATTTAATCCTCACAAGTCTGGCTATATCCAGAATTTGTCTATTGTATGTAATATTATTAGATTGTTCTATATTGGTGTTGTATCCAGATGTCTATGCCACTGGTAAACAAATGAGAATCATTGACTTCTTCTGGACCCTAACCAACCACTTAAGTGTCTGGTTTGCCACCTGCCtcagcattttctatttcttcaagatAGCAAACTTTTTCCACCCCCTTTTCCTCTGGATGAAGTGGAGAATTGACAGGGTGGTTCTCAAGACTCTACTGGGGTGCTTGGCCTTCTCTGTGTTTATTAGTCTTCCAGTCACTAAGAATTTGAATGATGATTTCAGACACTGTGTGAAGGCAAAGTGGAGAAGAAACTTAACTTTGAAATGCAGAATAAAGAAAACCACATATGCCTCTACCAAGATATATCTCAACCTGGTAACACTATTTCCCTTTTTTGTGTCCTTGATCTCATTTCTCCTCTTGATCCTCTCCCTGTGGAGACACACCAGGCAGATGCAGCTCAATGCCTCAGGGCACAGAGATCCCAGCTCAGAAGCCCACGTGGGAGCCATGAAAGCAGtcatctccttcctcctcctcttcatcatctACTATTTGGCCTTTCTTATAGCCACCTCCAGCTATTTTATGCCAGAGACTGAATTAGCTGTCATTTTTGGTGAGTTGATTGCTCTAATCTATCCCTCAGGCCATTCATTTATCCTGATCCTGGGCAACAATAAATTAAGACAAGCATTTTTAAGGGTGTTTTGGAAAGTAAAGAatattctaaaaagaagaaaactttaa